The Symphalangus syndactylus isolate Jambi chromosome 11, NHGRI_mSymSyn1-v2.1_pri, whole genome shotgun sequence genome contains a region encoding:
- the LYRM1 gene encoding LYR motif-containing protein 1 isoform X8 has translation MEAPTPGAGDSRGRGWLPTGRDGLEVGLRRCRETGLCDPSFAGAAQCHRRRPRGPASRKWLARPRGEAWCGDAQRVPREGEVSKGDDTDKTSEIKGGGPLISWDNGTHLRNQ, from the exons ATGGAGGCGCCGACTCCAGGCGCGGGAGACTCGCGGGGAAGGGGTTGGCTCCCCACGGGCAGGGATGGGTTGGAGGTTGGGCTGCGGCGTTGCCGGGAGACGGGCCTGTGTGACCCCAGCTTCGCGGGGGCGGCTCAGTGTCATCGCCGCCGGCCTCGGGGACCTGCCTCACGGAAGTGGCTCGCGCGTCCAAGAGGGGAGGCCTGGTGTGGGGACGCTCAG AGAGTACCCAGAGAAGGAGAAGTCAGCAAAGGAGACGACACAGACAAGACCTCAGAGATCAAAGGAGGAGGCCCCTTAATATCCTGGGATAATGGGACCCATCTCCGTAATCA GTGA